In Dyadobacter subterraneus, a single genomic region encodes these proteins:
- a CDS encoding Fic family protein, which yields MSLYIHQRKNWPQFSWDEAELSTVLGEVRYVQGKIAGRMEALGFSSKAETILKTLTEDVLKSSEIEGEVLGREEVRSSIARRLGIEIAGLVPSDRNVDGVVEMTLDATQKYNHELTKDRLLGWQSSLFPSGRSGMYQILTGKWRDNEKGPMQVVSGPLGRETVHFEAPDATRVEHEMAQFLSWFNSAANIDPVIKSGIAHLWFVTIHPFDDGNGRIARAIADMQLARTEGSGQRYYSMSAQIRKRRNEYYAILEKTQKGDLDITLWLQWFLSCMRDALQVTEETLNVVLQRVSFWDKHAATPLNERQRFMINKMQEDFFGKLTSSKWAKMTKCSQDTAGRDIQDLIGKGVLAKDGGGGRSSGYLLVWE from the coding sequence TGGCCTCAATTTAGTTGGGATGAAGCTGAGCTTTCGACAGTTTTGGGAGAGGTGCGTTATGTTCAGGGAAAGATTGCAGGACGAATGGAGGCTTTGGGTTTTTCATCAAAAGCGGAAACCATATTAAAAACACTTACCGAAGATGTTTTAAAATCGTCGGAAATTGAAGGCGAAGTATTGGGACGTGAAGAAGTGCGTTCATCTATTGCAAGACGGTTGGGCATAGAAATCGCCGGGCTCGTTCCTTCCGACCGGAACGTGGATGGCGTCGTGGAAATGACGCTGGATGCTACCCAGAAATACAATCATGAACTGACAAAAGATCGTTTGCTGGGTTGGCAATCATCCTTATTTCCATCCGGACGAAGCGGTATGTATCAAATCCTGACTGGAAAATGGCGGGACAATGAGAAAGGTCCGATGCAGGTAGTTTCCGGTCCGTTGGGAAGAGAAACAGTACATTTTGAAGCACCGGATGCAACACGTGTTGAACACGAAATGGCACAATTTCTGAGCTGGTTTAATAGTGCTGCTAATATAGATCCGGTCATCAAGTCGGGAATTGCTCATTTGTGGTTTGTGACAATACATCCTTTTGATGACGGAAATGGCCGGATTGCGCGGGCCATCGCAGATATGCAGCTTGCCCGGACGGAAGGCAGCGGTCAGCGGTATTACAGCATGTCGGCGCAGATCAGAAAACGTAGAAATGAATATTATGCCATACTGGAAAAAACACAAAAGGGCGACCTTGATATAACGCTCTGGCTTCAATGGTTTTTGTCCTGCATGCGCGATGCTTTGCAGGTAACCGAAGAAACGCTGAATGTGGTTTTGCAAAGGGTATCGTTTTGGGACAAACATGCTGCAACGCCACTTAATGAGCGTCAACGTTTCATGATAAACAAAATGCAGGAAGATTTTTTTGGAAAACTGACTTCCTCCAAATGGGCGAAAATGACAAAGTGTTCCCAGGATACTGCCGGCAGGGATATTCAGGATTTGATTGGAAAAGGAGTATTGGCAAAAGATGGAGGCGGGGGCAGAAGCAGCGGCTATTTGCTGGTTTGGGAATAA
- a CDS encoding GDSL-type esterase/lipase family protein, giving the protein MNLKPTLLLLLITLTTYAQKNQNLAIVFIGNSITQGKGGPDGFPPPTHAVNYLKEQKGVQDVVFANLGRSGSTTLDWLPGSGKYFVKVIEAADSLFLKKDHQLVFSMKLGTNDSAIQGPNGSPVSREDYKKNMQTIISTLLKKYPGSKVIVHHPIWYSTNTYNSSKYLQEGLDRLETYIPEIDGMISEYKTSDPGRVFKGDTKAFKYFKKHYLQLLKPEKGQQGTFYLHPNEEGVVVLGKFWGKAIEKRIL; this is encoded by the coding sequence ATGAACCTAAAACCCACCCTACTCCTCCTCCTAATCACCCTCACAACCTACGCCCAAAAAAACCAAAACCTCGCCATCGTCTTCATTGGCAACAGCATCACCCAGGGCAAAGGTGGGCCGGATGGGTTTCCTCCGCCGACGCATGCGGTCAATTATTTGAAGGAGCAAAAAGGAGTTCAGGATGTGGTTTTTGCTAATTTGGGACGGAGCGGGTCTACTACTTTGGATTGGCTGCCGGGAAGCGGGAAGTATTTTGTGAAAGTAATTGAGGCGGCCGATAGTCTGTTCCTAAAAAAAGATCACCAGCTCGTATTTTCCATGAAACTGGGTACCAATGACAGTGCCATACAGGGGCCGAATGGCTCGCCGGTTTCCAGGGAAGATTATAAGAAAAATATGCAGACTATTATTTCAACGCTGCTCAAAAAGTATCCGGGCAGCAAGGTGATTGTGCATCATCCGATCTGGTATAGTACCAATACTTACAACAGCTCCAAATATCTGCAAGAAGGCCTGGACAGGTTGGAAACTTATATTCCTGAGATCGACGGCATGATTTCGGAATACAAAACTTCGGATCCGGGACGGGTTTTCAAGGGCGATACCAAGGCGTTTAAATATTTCAAAAAACATTATCTCCAATTACTGAAACCGGAAAAAGGACAGCAGGGAACATTTTATCTGCATCCTAATGAAGAAGGTGTTGTTGTACTTGGTAAGTTTTGGGGCAAAGCGATTGAAAAAAGAATATTGTGA
- a CDS encoding YcxB family protein gives MEGNCEDGGWVKFILLLKFKYSLFTKYKVVMITATFKLTENELYESLVEISKSKFVVRVLRVIGIALLSLMILLFIFNISNGSLVLSFGFFFPIFLQLFMIFISEITAKLQVPSLLKTKDPLVENMLIKVDSNYFSFTGESFNIQMSLEKLHSVIETRNFFLLKVSDGSANVIPKRAFTIDDVIQFKNIISAVPGLKVKLKK, from the coding sequence GTGGAAGGAAACTGCGAAGATGGCGGTTGGGTAAAATTCATCTTATTATTAAAATTTAAATATTCTTTATTCACTAAATATAAAGTTGTAATGATAACAGCTACTTTTAAACTTACAGAAAATGAACTATATGAAAGTTTAGTTGAGATATCGAAATCAAAGTTTGTGGTAAGAGTACTTAGAGTAATCGGAATTGCCCTTCTTTCTCTAATGATTCTGCTATTCATATTTAATATTAGTAATGGGAGTCTTGTCCTAAGTTTCGGTTTTTTCTTTCCCATATTTCTACAATTATTTATGATTTTCATTTCCGAAATAACAGCTAAACTTCAAGTTCCAAGCCTGTTAAAAACAAAAGATCCACTCGTAGAAAACATGCTTATAAAGGTTGATTCAAACTATTTTAGTTTTACCGGCGAAAGTTTCAATATTCAAATGTCATTAGAAAAATTACATTCCGTAATAGAAACTAGAAATTTTTTTCTTTTAAAAGTTTCAGATGGTAGCGCCAATGTAATTCCTAAACGAGCCTTTACAATTGACGATGTAATTCAATTTAAAAATATTATCTCTGCTGTACCTGGACTTAAAGTGAAACTTAAAAAGTAG
- a CDS encoding DUF3427 domain-containing protein translates to MQQGLYEQLITKLISSKLESIDQKEFFVRETIVEKSEAAKVLSLYLNEVINRGLGSITGDISIERQIEISNKIIRLLRDELADTDFNDDLITVNGRILNAVFSKIDAPFSDFDKRLKEITPYTRLSQSELFTGSNVGISLDSELRKEILSSDKIYFLVSFIKWSGIRIFKKELEEYTSRGNSLKVITTSYMGATDLIAVEFLAGLPNTEVKISYNTENERLHAKSYLFFRNTGFNTGYIGSSNLSRSALTSGLEWNLKVTTQEVGHIIDKFSKTFETYWEDNEFEIFRLGEHTEKLKVALKREKSRDKNEASSYFELNPFPFQAEILEKLAAERIIHNRYRNLLVAATGTGKTVISAFDFKRYYVKNPNARLLFVAHRKEILVQARATFAGILKDNNFGELWVEGIEPDRYEFVFASVATLKNRIGTITLSKNYYDFIIVDEVHHITADSYRPILEKFKPKILLGLTATPERMDNANILADFDNTIAAEIRLPEALNRKLLCPFQYFGITDSVDLSNASWQNGRYLPAELTRIYTQNDIRVGEIINNCAKYLRDYEDVRALGFCITREHASYMAEKFALAGLKADYLVSGNDREELRSTIKSRFRKKEINYLFAVDIFNEGVDIPELDTVLFLRPTESLTVFLQQLGRGLRLSERKECLTVLDFVGNARSEYDFEGKFRALIGKTNTSTKDELERDFPHLPLGCSIVLEKKAKDFILQNIKAATQLSSKQLINKIANFKHQTTLPLTLKNFTEFYHIPLQAIYKKGTWSRLCFFANQANDFSVNNEIEIKRAIAKKWLCCNSYSYLSFILKLAKRDFQINITEFDESERLMLTMLHYDFWQTNAGSENLQTSIQKIGDNSILVKEIVEVLELLIDQISHIELDIDLPYAQPLKVHSRYTREQILVAFGDSTFERKSSNREGVVNLDSKKTELLLITLKKTEENYSPTTLYNDYAVSETLFHWQSQNSARPETGKGLSYIKQEEKGKIILLFVRERNDDEFGNTFAYVFLGAANYLDHYGSKPMNIHWKLEEPIPHYMWKETAKMAVG, encoded by the coding sequence ATGCAACAAGGTCTTTACGAGCAACTTATTACAAAGCTAATTTCTTCCAAACTGGAAAGTATAGACCAGAAAGAATTTTTTGTTAGAGAAACGATCGTCGAAAAAAGTGAGGCTGCAAAAGTTTTAAGTCTTTATTTGAATGAAGTGATTAATCGCGGCTTGGGATCAATTACCGGAGATATCAGTATTGAAAGACAAATTGAAATCTCGAATAAAATCATTCGACTATTACGTGATGAATTGGCAGATACAGATTTCAACGATGATTTGATTACGGTCAATGGTAGGATATTGAATGCAGTATTTTCAAAAATAGATGCGCCCTTCTCGGATTTTGACAAACGCTTAAAAGAGATCACACCCTATACACGCCTAAGCCAGAGCGAATTATTCACAGGATCGAATGTTGGGATTTCTCTTGACAGCGAATTGAGAAAGGAGATTCTTTCATCAGACAAAATTTATTTTCTGGTTTCTTTTATTAAGTGGTCAGGTATAAGGATCTTCAAAAAAGAATTGGAAGAATATACCAGCAGGGGAAATTCGTTGAAAGTTATTACAACTTCCTATATGGGAGCTACTGATTTGATCGCAGTGGAATTTCTAGCTGGCTTACCCAATACAGAAGTTAAGATTTCGTACAATACAGAGAATGAGCGCCTTCATGCAAAATCCTATTTATTTTTCAGAAATACCGGTTTTAATACGGGTTATATTGGATCTTCCAATTTGTCCAGAAGTGCTTTAACCAGCGGTTTGGAATGGAATCTTAAAGTTACAACGCAGGAAGTTGGACACATTATTGATAAGTTTTCCAAAACTTTTGAGACCTATTGGGAGGATAATGAATTTGAAATATTCCGACTTGGTGAACATACTGAAAAACTAAAAGTTGCTCTTAAAAGAGAAAAAAGTAGAGACAAAAATGAAGCTTCGTCTTACTTTGAATTAAATCCTTTCCCATTTCAAGCTGAAATTTTAGAAAAACTAGCTGCTGAAAGAATAATTCATAATCGATATAGAAATCTTTTAGTAGCCGCAACCGGAACGGGAAAAACAGTTATATCTGCCTTTGATTTCAAAAGGTATTATGTTAAAAACCCTAACGCCCGGCTTCTCTTCGTTGCACATCGAAAGGAAATTCTTGTACAGGCAAGAGCGACATTTGCCGGAATTTTAAAAGATAATAATTTTGGAGAGCTTTGGGTAGAAGGAATAGAACCAGATCGTTATGAATTTGTCTTTGCCTCTGTGGCCACTTTGAAAAACAGAATTGGCACAATAACGCTTTCTAAAAACTACTATGATTTTATAATTGTGGATGAAGTACACCACATTACCGCAGATAGTTATCGGCCAATTTTAGAAAAATTTAAACCAAAGATTTTACTAGGACTAACCGCAACGCCAGAAAGGATGGACAATGCAAATATCCTTGCTGATTTTGATAATACTATTGCGGCAGAAATCCGGTTACCCGAAGCGTTAAATAGAAAGTTGCTTTGTCCTTTTCAATATTTTGGTATTACTGATAGCGTTGATTTATCGAACGCATCTTGGCAAAACGGACGGTATTTGCCGGCAGAACTAACCAGAATTTATACTCAAAACGATATCCGGGTTGGCGAAATCATAAATAACTGCGCAAAATATCTGCGGGACTATGAAGATGTGCGCGCGTTAGGTTTTTGTATTACTAGGGAACACGCATCTTACATGGCGGAAAAATTTGCGCTGGCCGGCCTAAAAGCAGATTATCTTGTGAGTGGTAATGATCGGGAAGAGTTGAGATCGACGATTAAATCCAGGTTTAGAAAGAAGGAAATAAATTATTTATTTGCGGTTGATATCTTCAATGAGGGCGTTGATATTCCAGAATTAGATACCGTTTTGTTTCTAAGGCCAACGGAAAGTCTTACCGTATTTTTACAGCAATTGGGAAGAGGGTTACGCTTATCAGAAAGAAAAGAATGCCTGACTGTTCTGGATTTTGTAGGAAATGCTAGATCTGAGTATGATTTTGAAGGTAAATTCAGAGCCTTGATTGGCAAAACCAACACATCCACCAAAGACGAACTTGAACGTGATTTTCCACATTTACCACTAGGCTGTTCCATTGTTTTAGAAAAAAAGGCGAAGGATTTTATTTTACAAAATATCAAGGCTGCCACGCAATTGAGCAGCAAACAATTGATAAATAAAATTGCCAACTTCAAACATCAAACGACTTTACCGCTAACACTTAAAAATTTTACAGAATTCTATCATATTCCTCTTCAAGCTATTTACAAAAAAGGTACTTGGAGTAGATTATGTTTTTTTGCCAATCAAGCTAACGATTTCTCAGTAAATAATGAAATAGAAATAAAAAGAGCGATTGCAAAAAAATGGCTCTGCTGTAATTCATACAGTTATTTGTCATTTATTTTAAAACTTGCCAAACGAGATTTTCAAATCAATATTACCGAGTTTGATGAATCAGAAAGACTAATGCTCACCATGCTGCATTATGACTTTTGGCAGACCAATGCTGGCTCTGAAAACCTTCAAACAAGTATTCAAAAAATAGGCGACAATTCAATTCTGGTCAAGGAGATCGTGGAGGTTCTAGAACTTTTAATTGATCAAATTTCTCATATTGAATTGGATATTGATCTTCCGTACGCGCAACCTTTGAAAGTACATAGTCGTTACACGCGTGAGCAAATTCTAGTGGCATTTGGCGACAGCACATTTGAAAGAAAATCCAGCAACCGGGAAGGCGTAGTAAATCTTGACAGCAAGAAAACGGAACTGTTACTTATCACTCTTAAAAAAACAGAAGAAAATTACTCTCCTACCACTTTGTATAATGATTACGCAGTCAGCGAAACGCTATTCCACTGGCAGTCTCAAAACAGTGCAAGACCGGAAACTGGAAAAGGATTATCATATATAAAGCAAGAAGAAAAGGGAAAAATCATTTTACTTTTTGTAAGGGAAAGAAACGATGACGAATTTGGAAATACTTTTGCCTACGTTTTTCTAGGAGCGGCAAATTATCTGGATCATTATGGTTCAAAACCGATGAACATTCACTGGAAATTGGAAGAGCCGATACCACATTATATGTGGAAGGAAACTGCGAAGATGGCGGTTGGGTAA
- a CDS encoding YciI family protein, with the protein MFIISLTYIVPLEELDQHMAAHVKYLKKYYKKNIFVASGRKVPRSGGIILALAESEEQVREIISEDPFYKLELAEFDITHFLTSQFHPDLKDLLKGK; encoded by the coding sequence ATGTTCATCATCTCCCTAACCTACATCGTCCCCCTCGAAGAACTCGACCAGCATATGGCTGCTCATGTCAAATACCTCAAAAAGTATTATAAGAAAAATATATTCGTAGCGTCGGGAAGGAAAGTGCCGCGGTCGGGTGGGATAATTTTGGCTTTGGCGGAGTCGGAGGAGCAGGTTAGAGAAATTATTAGTGAAGATCCGTTTTATAAACTGGAACTGGCTGAGTTTGATATTACCCACTTTCTGACCTCACAATTTCACCCGGATCTTAAAGATTTGCTGAAAGGGAAATAA
- a CDS encoding DinB family protein — protein sequence MTDRKFPIGPFIKREDYSKEAIESIIQGIELAPANYRELVGNLSEAELAKTYRDDSWNVRQIVHHVSDIQYIHYLRLKKALTEPENKEMILIDMNAWAATADSLSAPIEDSLQSFEGTLKRYVFLARTLTEEQLSISYYHSARQVWFTQKDALAISHWHIYHHLGHLNWALGKF from the coding sequence ATGACTGACCGCAAATTTCCTATTGGCCCATTTATAAAACGGGAAGATTATTCCAAAGAAGCCATTGAAAGTATCATTCAGGGTATAGAACTGGCTCCGGCCAATTACCGTGAGCTGGTTGGAAATCTTTCAGAAGCAGAACTGGCCAAAACTTATCGTGACGATAGCTGGAACGTGCGCCAGATTGTACATCATGTGAGTGATATACAGTACATTCACTATCTGCGGCTCAAAAAAGCGCTGACAGAGCCCGAAAACAAAGAAATGATCCTGATTGATATGAATGCCTGGGCTGCTACGGCGGATTCACTTTCCGCGCCCATTGAAGATTCTTTGCAGTCCTTTGAAGGTACTTTAAAACGTTACGTTTTCCTGGCCAGGACCCTGACCGAAGAACAGCTGTCGATCAGTTATTATCATTCGGCCCGGCAAGTTTGGTTTACACAAAAAGATGCGCTTGCGATTTCTCACTGGCACATTTACCATCATTTAGGACATTTGAACTGGGCCTTGGGTAAATTCTGA
- a CDS encoding VOC family protein, which yields MAQINAYLTFGGKCREAMNFYKESLGGELEFIVIEDSPMAQHFPAELQKSILHASLTKGDLMFMATDMIGPDGIVPGNNVALTITATSEEEMNDFFSALSLGGRVTHALEDFFAGRMGSLVDKFGIYWSVFYDINSGK from the coding sequence ATGGCACAAATCAATGCGTATCTGACTTTTGGCGGCAAATGCCGTGAAGCAATGAATTTTTATAAGGAATCTCTGGGCGGAGAACTGGAATTCATCGTGATCGAAGATTCTCCAATGGCGCAGCATTTTCCGGCTGAATTGCAAAAGAGCATTTTACATGCAAGCCTGACAAAAGGTGATCTGATGTTTATGGCGACAGACATGATTGGCCCTGACGGAATTGTCCCGGGAAATAATGTGGCCCTGACAATAACGGCCACCAGTGAAGAGGAAATGAACGATTTCTTTTCAGCATTATCGCTTGGCGGAAGAGTAACTCATGCGCTGGAAGATTTTTTTGCGGGCAGAATGGGATCACTGGTCGATAAATTCGGTATTTACTGGTCGGTTTTTTATGATATAAACAGCGGAAAATAA
- a CDS encoding SRPBCC family protein, whose product MNVLKIILIGIVLIIGLVLVVALFVKKEYTIEREITINKPNQAVYDYVKYVKNQDNFNVWVMMDKTITKQFRGTDGTVGFVYAWEGKERAGKGEQEIKALHEGKEVDLEIRFEKPFEGISQTQMIAEPVSENQTKMIWKMVGASKYPMNITNLFTGKLLGGDMEKSLVTLKGIIEKQ is encoded by the coding sequence ATGAATGTCCTTAAAATTATCCTGATCGGCATTGTACTGATAATTGGGCTTGTGCTTGTCGTCGCTTTGTTTGTCAAAAAAGAATACACGATCGAAAGGGAAATCACGATCAACAAACCGAATCAGGCGGTTTATGATTACGTTAAATATGTTAAAAATCAGGACAATTTTAATGTGTGGGTGATGATGGACAAAACAATCACGAAGCAGTTCAGGGGCACGGACGGCACTGTTGGTTTTGTATATGCCTGGGAGGGAAAGGAAAGAGCCGGAAAAGGCGAACAGGAAATAAAGGCACTTCATGAAGGTAAGGAAGTGGACCTGGAAATCCGTTTCGAAAAACCATTTGAAGGCATCTCACAAACACAAATGATAGCGGAACCGGTTTCGGAAAACCAGACAAAAATGATCTGGAAAATGGTGGGTGCCAGTAAATATCCAATGAATATTACCAACTTATTCACTGGCAAACTTCTGGGTGGGGATATGGAAAAAAGTCTCGTAACCCTGAAAGGAATCATTGAAAAACAATAA
- a CDS encoding VOC family protein, with the protein MATKIFVNLPVKDLNKSIAFFTNLGYTFNAQFTNENATCMIISEDIFVMLLVEPFFKGFTKKEIPDTQEYAQAIVCLSAESREEVDKLVSLALEAGGTAPNAVQDQGFMYGHGFQDLDGHLWEVMWMDPAVIQG; encoded by the coding sequence ATGGCAACTAAAATTTTCGTCAACTTACCCGTAAAAGACCTGAATAAGTCGATAGCGTTTTTTACGAACCTGGGCTATACCTTCAACGCGCAGTTCACCAATGAAAATGCGACTTGTATGATCATCAGCGAAGACATTTTTGTGATGCTTCTGGTTGAACCTTTTTTCAAAGGATTTACAAAAAAAGAAATTCCCGATACGCAGGAGTATGCGCAGGCAATTGTCTGTTTGTCGGCTGAAAGCAGGGAAGAAGTGGATAAGCTCGTGAGTCTGGCTCTGGAAGCCGGCGGAACAGCGCCGAATGCAGTTCAGGACCAGGGCTTTATGTATGGTCACGGTTTTCAGGATCTGGATGGGCATTTGTGGGAAGTAATGTGGATGGATCCGGCTGTAATTCAGGGTTGA
- a CDS encoding DoxX family membrane protein, with product MKIAVIIVRVLMGLMFLFASIAFFFKLIPQPELAGPMKLFNEGLAASGYFMPFLKAVELIAGLLLVAGLFIPLTAIVIFPITIHIFLVHVFLAPEGIPIAIFMLVGNLFIAWYYRKSYAPLFIMK from the coding sequence ATGAAAATTGCAGTCATCATTGTACGTGTGCTAATGGGATTGATGTTCCTTTTTGCTTCCATCGCATTCTTTTTTAAACTGATTCCACAACCTGAATTGGCCGGTCCGATGAAACTTTTTAACGAAGGTCTGGCAGCATCTGGTTATTTTATGCCGTTTTTGAAAGCTGTGGAACTGATCGCCGGACTATTGCTCGTAGCAGGCTTATTTATCCCGCTGACTGCCATTGTGATATTTCCGATAACCATACACATTTTTCTGGTGCATGTTTTCCTGGCACCGGAAGGCATACCGATTGCAATTTTCATGTTGGTCGGGAATTTGTTTATTGCCTGGTATTACCGCAAAAGTTATGCGCCTTTGTTTATCATGAAATAA
- a CDS encoding 2'-5' RNA ligase family protein, which translates to MAKNNGQTGLFEQPVADKPVTYEYEVFLSISKNIEEDAVMLKAQTEAIVGPDRQKYFRPHISFLSFKQKAEKDLVLSTLQAALVNTSPIDVEINGFGIFHKGPYGQTLFLNVVESEELKNLYALIQSTFRCGKMKGLHLTIVRTVYLDDPETVLGQLNALNYTGTFRCTQLTLLRRPKDTKEKYEEVGILNLGN; encoded by the coding sequence ATGGCAAAAAATAACGGGCAAACGGGATTATTTGAGCAACCTGTTGCCGACAAACCTGTTACATACGAATACGAGGTCTTTCTTTCCATATCAAAAAATATTGAAGAGGATGCGGTTATGCTGAAAGCACAAACGGAAGCCATCGTTGGGCCCGATCGACAGAAATATTTCCGGCCTCATATTTCTTTTCTTTCGTTTAAACAAAAAGCAGAAAAGGATTTGGTTTTGAGTACTTTGCAAGCGGCTTTGGTAAATACTTCGCCAATTGATGTTGAAATAAACGGATTTGGCATTTTCCATAAGGGGCCATATGGACAAACGTTGTTTCTGAATGTCGTTGAATCGGAGGAACTGAAAAATCTGTATGCCTTGATTCAATCCACTTTTCGTTGCGGGAAAATGAAAGGTTTGCACCTTACAATCGTGCGGACGGTTTATCTTGATGATCCGGAAACTGTTCTGGGTCAATTAAATGCATTGAATTATACCGGGACTTTCCGCTGTACGCAACTCACACTGCTCAGAAGGCCAAAAGACACGAAGGAAAAATACGAGGAAGTAGGAATTCTGAATTTGGGAAATTAA